The genomic interval TGTTTTCGCCAACGATGCCGGATGAAGATATGGACGAACTGGCGGAGCAGCTCAGCGTTGTCCAGGTCTGCGAAATCGCCGATTCCGAGGCGGCTTTCGGCGTATCCATCGACGATCGGCAGGCCGCCTTCGACATTACGCGGCACCTCATTGAGACGGGCGGCCGCCGCTTGGCGATGATCGGCAACAGAGCAGCCCGCTCCGGCCGGCTGCGCGAAGAAGGCTTTCGCCAGGCGGTCGCCGTAGCGGGTATCTCGCGGGAACAGACGCTGTTCGTAGAAGGTGAGTTCGACTTCCACACCGGGCGCCGCCTCACCAGGGAACTGCTGAAGGCAGACCCCCTTCCCGACGCCGTCTTCTGCGGCAGTGATACCGTCGCCGCCGGATGCGTCCGTGAAATCATCGACGCCGGACTCCGCGTGCCGGACGACATCGCCGTGGCAGGTTTTGATGACTCAGTGCAGGCGGAAATGTGCGTCCCGGAGCTGACTACGATCAGACAGCCGGCTTATGACATGGGCCGCCTGGCCTTCGAAGAGCTCCTGGCGCGTATGACAGCGCCGGGGGTTCACCGCCGCGGCCGGACCTTCCTCCCGCATGAGCTCGTAATTCGGGACTCGACGAAGAACTAAGCGAAGGGTTGACAGCCTTACGTGGCGCCTGTCACACTACTTTGGAATCGATTCCAAACGTTCCCGCGGGGCTTTTTTGCCTCCGATCTGGAATCGATTCCAAATTGGAACTCGAAAAGACGCCGGCCAGGCAAAGGAGCCACTCGTGGACTTGATTCGACCTTCTTCTCCGCTCCAGGAGGACACCGCACCATCCAAGGCTGTGGCGCGCACCACCGCCCTGCACGGAAGTTCCCGGCGGCGTCCGCGCACCGTCGTCGCCGTCGCCGCTGCGGCCATGGCTGCGGGCCTGCTGCTGAGCGGCTGCGGCGGCGGCGCGGCCACCCCGGGTGCGGAAAACGCGGCGGCTGCCGATCCGGCGTCGGCCGCTGGCGCCAGCGGCAGCATCAACATCTGCGGCGGCAAGGACGCCTCCGGCATCTACAAGGGCACGGCGGAGGCCTTCACCAAGGCCAACGGCAAGGTCACCGCCCAGTACACCGAGATCGGAGCGACCACCGACGAGGCCCGCACGCAGGCGGTGCAGCGGCTCGAAGGCAAGTCCACCGAATGCGACATCTTCCTCACCGACGTCATCTGGACCTCCGAGTTCGCCTCGCAGGGCTGGCTGCTGGACCAGACCAAGCTCGTCGAGGCCAACAGGGACCGGCTCATCCCCTCCACCGTGGAGACCGCAAAGTACGAGGACAAGTACTGGGCTTCCCCGTTCTTCACCAACGCGGGACTTGTGTACTACCAGAAGGACAAGGTGGCCAAGCCGGAGACCTGGCAGCAGCTCTACGCTGAGGCAGCCGCGGCCCCCGGCAACGGCTTCGTCTACCAGGGCAAGCAGTACGAGGGCCTCACCGTCAACTTCCTGGAAATGCTATACAGCGCCGGCGGAGAGGTGCTGGACAGTAAAGGCGAGGTCAAGATCGATTCACCGGAGACCCGTGAGGTGCTCGATTTCATGAGCCAGGGCCTCAAGGACGGCTCCGCGGAACGTGCGGTGCTGACCTACAACGAGGACCCGGC from Pseudarthrobacter sp. SSS035 carries:
- a CDS encoding LacI family DNA-binding transcriptional regulator; this translates as MARATVQDVAKTAGVSVGTVSRVLNQSPAVSESSKEKVTAAIRQLNYRPLASARDLRRDRTMRILALAKNLNSPIISEAFRGVGDAAASSGYVSLIAPTSGDLEREQQLVDMLRNGSVDGLIMFSPTMPDEDMDELAEQLSVVQVCEIADSEAAFGVSIDDRQAAFDITRHLIETGGRRLAMIGNRAARSGRLREEGFRQAVAVAGISREQTLFVEGEFDFHTGRRLTRELLKADPLPDAVFCGSDTVAAGCVREIIDAGLRVPDDIAVAGFDDSVQAEMCVPELTTIRQPAYDMGRLAFEELLARMTAPGVHRRGRTFLPHELVIRDSTKN
- a CDS encoding ABC transporter substrate-binding protein — protein: MDLIRPSSPLQEDTAPSKAVARTTALHGSSRRRPRTVVAVAAAAMAAGLLLSGCGGGAATPGAENAAAADPASAAGASGSINICGGKDASGIYKGTAEAFTKANGKVTAQYTEIGATTDEARTQAVQRLEGKSTECDIFLTDVIWTSEFASQGWLLDQTKLVEANRDRLIPSTVETAKYEDKYWASPFFTNAGLVYYQKDKVAKPETWQQLYAEAAAAPGNGFVYQGKQYEGLTVNFLEMLYSAGGEVLDSKGEVKIDSPETREVLDFMSQGLKDGSAERAVLTYNEDPARLAYESGNYGYQRNWPHVFRLLNATPLAGSFGVAPLPAWEGGKASGVLGGWNLAISAHSTNQAGAVAFIDFATNPDWQKHVAMDFSQAPVNEAAYSDAAVLAKMPFATELLASVKGAKPRPISPVYPQISQAIYKNVYAVLSGAASTEDAVKTMAEEITTAKASF